One part of the Bacillus sp. FJAT-45350 genome encodes these proteins:
- a CDS encoding aldehyde dehydrogenase family protein: MSKVAQKKNQFEPMEVKRESYQLVINGERVDSSSGETFTTYNPATGEPLAKVAKATKEDAERAVIAARNAFDNGKWRHYPVNKRSRVLNKIASIMRSRFNELVELEVLNSGKSLTAAQGQVTQSIEDFEFYAGAIVGHRGTVNNVPGPFFNYTEKEPVGVCAQIIPWNYPMMMAAWKIAPAIAVGCSVIIKPASLTPLTAIVLTEICHEAGVPEGVVNIVPGPGSTIGDHLVEHPSVDKVAFTGSTPTGKDIMAKASKTLKRVTLELGGKSPNLVFPDADIDGAVAGSLFGIFYNTGQSCEARSRLYIHEDIYDEFMEKFIEKTKLLTLGNPLDPKTHVGSIISRGQLEVIDGYVKSAIEDGATIATGGEELKIEGFENGHWYAPTVITDVTPDMKVVREEIFGPVVVVQKFSDEKEAIQHANDSEFGLGSAIWTTDQGRAKRVANQIQAGIVMINCPFSAFPGTPFGGYKQSGFGRELCIETLDLYTEDKSILSYFGSRPINPFGV, from the coding sequence ATGTCAAAAGTTGCACAGAAGAAAAATCAATTTGAACCAATGGAAGTGAAACGTGAGTCTTATCAACTAGTCATTAATGGGGAAAGAGTTGATAGTTCTTCTGGAGAAACGTTCACTACGTATAATCCTGCAACTGGAGAGCCGTTGGCAAAGGTAGCAAAAGCAACTAAGGAAGATGCGGAGCGTGCTGTAATAGCAGCAAGAAACGCTTTTGACAATGGTAAGTGGCGCCATTACCCTGTAAATAAACGTTCACGTGTGTTAAATAAAATTGCTTCAATTATGCGTTCTCGTTTTAATGAATTAGTTGAGTTAGAAGTATTGAACAGTGGTAAGTCATTAACTGCTGCTCAAGGACAAGTTACTCAATCAATTGAAGACTTTGAATTCTATGCAGGAGCAATTGTAGGTCATCGTGGAACAGTTAATAATGTACCTGGACCGTTCTTTAACTATACAGAAAAAGAACCTGTTGGGGTTTGTGCACAAATCATTCCTTGGAACTACCCAATGATGATGGCAGCTTGGAAAATTGCACCTGCCATTGCAGTAGGATGTTCTGTAATTATCAAGCCTGCAAGCTTAACTCCATTAACTGCAATTGTTTTAACTGAAATTTGTCATGAGGCTGGAGTTCCTGAAGGTGTTGTTAACATTGTTCCAGGACCTGGTTCAACAATTGGTGACCATTTAGTTGAGCATCCAAGTGTTGATAAAGTAGCTTTCACTGGTTCAACACCAACTGGGAAAGATATTATGGCAAAAGCATCAAAAACACTTAAGCGTGTAACATTAGAATTAGGAGGGAAATCTCCGAATCTAGTATTCCCTGATGCTGATATTGATGGTGCGGTTGCAGGTTCATTATTTGGAATATTCTATAATACTGGACAGTCTTGTGAAGCGCGTTCTAGATTATATATTCATGAAGACATCTATGATGAGTTCATGGAAAAATTCATAGAGAAAACGAAGCTATTAACGCTAGGTAATCCACTTGATCCGAAAACGCATGTTGGTTCGATCATTAGCCGTGGGCAGCTTGAAGTAATTGATGGTTACGTAAAGTCTGCTATTGAAGACGGAGCAACTATTGCAACTGGTGGAGAAGAGCTTAAGATTGAAGGATTTGAAAATGGACATTGGTATGCACCAACAGTCATTACAGATGTAACACCAGACATGAAGGTAGTTAGAGAAGAAATCTTTGGCCCAGTTGTCGTTGTTCAGAAGTTTAGTGACGAAAAAGAAGCGATTCAACATGCGAATGATTCAGAGTTTGGTTTAGGTTCAGCAATCTGGACTACAGACCAAGGGCGCGCTAAGCGTGTGGCTAACCAAATTCAAGCTGGGATTGTTATGATTAATTGTCCGTTCTCAGCATTCCCTGGTACACCGTTTGGTGGCTATAAGCAATCAGGTTTTGGTCGTGAGCTTTGTATTGAAACGTTAGATTTATATACAGAGGATAAGAGTATTCTTTCGTACTTTGGTAGCCGTCCAATTAATCCATTTGGCGTATAG
- the paaX gene encoding phenylacetic acid degradation operon negative regulatory protein PaaX, protein MIFTLYGDYIRHYGNEVWIGSLIRLLQEFGHNDQSVRAAISRMNKQGWIQSNKKGNKSYYSLTNRGKNRIEEAATRIFKLNPHSWDGKWRILMYTIPEEKRSIRDEVRQELVWSGFGSMFNSCWISPNQLEIQVYDMIEKYDLKQYVNFFIADYEGPEENQNLVSKCWDLEEINERYEEFIREYSQKYIISRNKIEKGDMSTGECFVERTILVHEYRKFLFVDPGLPAELLPNKWLGDSAASLFSDYYKALAEPANQFFEEIFKEGNNSTEKSKDYDIFSHPLMVNQDN, encoded by the coding sequence ATGATTTTTACCTTGTACGGTGATTATATACGTCATTATGGCAATGAAGTATGGATTGGTAGTCTTATACGTTTATTACAGGAGTTCGGGCATAATGACCAATCGGTTCGTGCAGCAATTTCTAGAATGAACAAGCAGGGCTGGATACAATCAAATAAAAAAGGGAACAAGAGCTATTATTCTTTGACTAACCGTGGCAAAAATCGTATTGAAGAGGCTGCTACTAGAATTTTTAAGCTAAATCCTCATTCTTGGGATGGTAAGTGGCGAATCTTAATGTATACAATTCCAGAGGAAAAACGAAGTATCCGTGATGAAGTTCGTCAGGAGCTTGTCTGGAGTGGATTCGGTTCAATGTTTAATAGCTGTTGGATATCTCCTAATCAATTAGAAATTCAAGTATATGATATGATAGAAAAGTATGACCTCAAGCAATATGTTAATTTTTTTATAGCAGATTACGAGGGTCCAGAGGAAAATCAGAATCTAGTATCAAAGTGCTGGGATCTTGAAGAAATTAATGAGCGTTATGAAGAGTTTATTAGAGAATATAGTCAGAAGTATATTATTAGTAGAAATAAAATTGAAAAAGGTGACATGTCAACAGGGGAGTGCTTTGTAGAAAGAACTATTCTTGTTCATGAATACCGTAAGTTTTTATTTGTTGACCCAGGTTTACCAGCTGAACTATTACCGAATAAGTGGCTTGGTGACTCAGCAGCGTCTCTATTCTCTGATTATTATAAAGCACTTGCAGAGCCTGCGAATCAATTCTTTGAAGAAATCTTTAAAGAAGGCAATAACTCTACTGAAAAGAGTAAAGACTATGATATTTTTAGTCATCCACTGATGGTCAATCAAGATAATTAA
- a CDS encoding gamma carbonic anhydrase family protein: MLYPYGEKIPNVSNSVFVAPGARIIGDVTIGDESSIWFNAVLRGDEAPIKIGKRCNIQDNSTCHLYEDQPLILEDEVSVGHNVILHGCTIRKGALIGMGATVLDGAEIGEYAFIGANTLIPPGKKIPPRTMVMGSPGKVIRELTDKDFELIQLTIDTYTQKGKEFLEQLGRPE, translated from the coding sequence ATGCTTTATCCATATGGCGAAAAAATTCCGAATGTTTCAAATAGTGTTTTTGTTGCTCCTGGTGCCCGTATTATCGGAGATGTAACGATAGGAGACGAATCAAGCATTTGGTTTAATGCGGTTTTACGCGGAGACGAAGCACCAATTAAAATAGGGAAACGCTGTAATATTCAAGATAACTCTACATGTCACCTTTACGAAGATCAGCCTCTCATTCTTGAGGATGAAGTGTCTGTTGGTCACAATGTAATCCTCCATGGCTGTACAATACGAAAGGGCGCTTTAATCGGTATGGGTGCTACTGTATTAGATGGTGCAGAGATTGGAGAATATGCATTTATCGGAGCAAACACACTTATTCCGCCTGGTAAAAAAATACCGCCACGTACAATGGTGATGGGCTCACCAGGAAAGGTAATTCGTGAACTTACAGATAAGGATTTTGAACTTATCCAACTAACAATCGATACGTATACTCAAAAAGGCAAAGAATTTTTAGAACAATTAGGTCGCCCAGAATAG
- a CDS encoding enoyl-CoA hydratase-related protein — MATINYEIKNNLAYVTINRPEALNCFNYETLQELQSVVDDIHINKDVRVVVITGAGEKSFSAGADLKERKHLNEQEVRRNVKAIRDVFSAIEALPQPTIAAINGYAFGGGFELALACDFRIAVQDAQMGLTELSWAIIPGAGGTQRLPRLIGQSRAMELILTAKKVPAAEALDLGILNRVTGADELFAVCEEFASQMLKNGPLALQQAKHAIRHGMDVDVQTGLAIESKAYEMIIPTKDRLEALEAFAEKRKPNFKGE, encoded by the coding sequence ATGGCTACAATTAACTATGAAATAAAAAATAATCTTGCCTATGTAACAATTAACCGTCCGGAAGCATTAAACTGCTTTAACTATGAAACATTACAAGAGCTACAAAGTGTAGTAGATGATATTCATATTAATAAAGATGTGCGTGTTGTCGTTATTACTGGAGCTGGAGAGAAATCGTTTAGTGCAGGAGCTGACTTAAAAGAACGTAAACACTTAAACGAGCAAGAAGTAAGAAGAAATGTAAAAGCAATTAGAGACGTTTTTTCTGCAATTGAAGCATTACCACAGCCTACTATTGCTGCAATTAATGGATACGCGTTTGGTGGCGGTTTTGAACTAGCATTAGCGTGTGACTTTAGAATTGCTGTACAAGATGCACAAATGGGCTTAACAGAGCTTAGTTGGGCTATTATTCCTGGTGCAGGTGGAACACAAAGATTACCAAGACTTATCGGGCAATCAAGAGCAATGGAATTAATTTTAACTGCGAAAAAAGTCCCTGCTGCAGAAGCGTTAGATTTAGGGATTTTAAACCGTGTAACAGGAGCAGACGAATTATTTGCTGTTTGTGAGGAGTTTGCAAGCCAAATGCTTAAGAATGGACCACTAGCGTTACAACAAGCAAAACATGCAATTCGTCATGGGATGGATGTAGACGTACAAACTGGTTTAGCAATTGAATCAAAAGCGTATGAAATGATCATTCCAACTAAAGACCGTTTAGAAGCGTTGGAAGCATTCGCAGAGAAACGTAAACCAAACTTCAAAGGTGAGTAA
- a CDS encoding acetyl-CoA C-acyltransferase, giving the protein MREVVIVDAVRTPVAKYKGAFKSVRPDDLGAVVLKALVERNPNLPPEQIEEVVFGNANQAGEDNRNVARMSLLLAGLPVEIGGTTVNRLCGSGLDAVAYAARAIACGEGDIFIAGGTESMTRAPFVMGKPEIDYPRGDMKMFDTTIGWRFTNPALAEMYGSDTMPKTAENVAEQFNISREDQDKFAFESQQRAKKAMEENRFKEEIVPVTIKDRKGNVTVVDTDEHPRHDASLEKLAKLRPLFEGGTVTAGNASGVNDGACALLLMTAEKAKELGLKPLVKYTVSATAGLEPRIMGIGPIYASRKAMQRAGLTKEDIGLIELNEAFASQSLECINQLELDTDIVNVNGGAIAFGHPLGASGARILTTLIYEMKKRNVKHGLATMCIGVGQGIATIVENVE; this is encoded by the coding sequence ATGAGAGAAGTTGTAATTGTTGATGCAGTCAGAACTCCAGTTGCCAAATATAAAGGTGCTTTTAAATCAGTACGTCCAGATGATTTAGGAGCTGTAGTTCTTAAAGCCTTAGTTGAAAGAAATCCTAATCTTCCTCCAGAACAAATTGAAGAAGTTGTCTTCGGAAATGCGAACCAAGCTGGGGAAGACAACCGTAACGTAGCTCGTATGTCTCTATTACTTGCTGGCTTACCTGTTGAAATTGGTGGTACTACGGTTAACCGTTTATGTGGTTCTGGTTTAGATGCAGTAGCATATGCTGCAAGAGCAATTGCTTGTGGTGAAGGAGATATCTTTATTGCGGGTGGTACAGAAAGCATGACTCGTGCTCCATTTGTTATGGGGAAACCTGAAATTGATTATCCTCGTGGCGACATGAAGATGTTCGATACAACAATTGGTTGGAGATTTACGAATCCAGCATTAGCTGAAATGTATGGCTCAGATACGATGCCAAAAACAGCTGAGAATGTAGCAGAGCAATTCAATATCTCAAGAGAAGATCAAGATAAATTTGCTTTTGAGAGTCAGCAGCGTGCGAAAAAAGCGATGGAAGAAAACCGATTTAAAGAAGAAATCGTTCCTGTTACAATCAAAGACCGTAAAGGAAATGTAACAGTTGTTGATACAGACGAACATCCTCGTCATGACGCATCTTTAGAAAAACTAGCAAAATTACGTCCATTATTTGAAGGTGGAACAGTAACAGCTGGTAATGCTTCAGGTGTAAATGACGGAGCTTGTGCACTTTTATTAATGACGGCTGAAAAAGCGAAAGAACTAGGATTAAAACCACTAGTAAAATATACAGTTTCAGCTACAGCAGGTTTAGAGCCACGTATTATGGGTATCGGACCTATCTACGCTTCTCGTAAAGCTATGCAACGTGCAGGCTTAACGAAAGAAGATATCGGTCTAATTGAATTAAATGAAGCATTTGCATCTCAATCATTAGAATGTATCAATCAGCTTGAGTTAGATACTGATATTGTGAATGTTAATGGTGGAGCGATTGCATTCGGTCATCCGCTAGGAGCAAGTGGTGCTAGAATTCTTACTACATTAATCTATGAAATGAAAAAGCGTAATGTTAAACATGGTCTTGCTACAATGTGTATTGGAGTAGGTCAAGGTATCGCTACAATTGTAGAGAATGTAGAGTAA
- a CDS encoding NAD(P)H-dependent flavin oxidoreductase yields MNILCECLSLKYPIIQGGMGNFSHAELTAAVSEAGGLGTIGAGTMTPGEIEEIITAVKAKTDKPFCVNIAITVQPYAEDVMKLIVKQSVPVVSLSAGNPTPYIKKFQEHGIKVICVVASVKQAKKAEAAGADVIVAEGYEAAGINSNFETTTLTLIPQIVNAVSVPVVAAGGIADGKGLLAMLSLGASGVQMGTRFIVTQESLAHENYKEGIVNADDTSTVIVGRTVGRVRRLLNTSYAQTLLEMEKKGITLEQFNEHTDEVRHLTGAIEGKTDQGHLNSGQVAGLINDIPTVTELLEGMVNEAIEMSGKASYQLQRKIDY; encoded by the coding sequence ATGAATATATTATGCGAATGCCTTTCATTGAAATATCCCATTATTCAAGGTGGAATGGGGAATTTCAGTCATGCAGAGTTAACTGCAGCGGTTTCAGAAGCTGGTGGCTTAGGTACTATTGGGGCAGGAACGATGACTCCGGGTGAGATTGAAGAAATCATTACTGCAGTCAAAGCAAAAACGGATAAGCCTTTCTGTGTGAATATTGCTATAACTGTTCAACCGTATGCAGAGGATGTTATGAAACTAATTGTTAAACAAAGCGTTCCTGTTGTTTCATTATCGGCAGGGAACCCAACACCGTATATTAAAAAGTTTCAAGAACATGGAATTAAAGTCATTTGTGTTGTAGCTTCTGTAAAACAAGCAAAGAAAGCCGAAGCTGCTGGAGCTGATGTGATTGTTGCTGAAGGATATGAAGCGGCTGGAATTAACTCTAATTTTGAAACGACAACGTTAACACTTATCCCACAAATAGTTAATGCTGTGAGTGTACCTGTTGTAGCAGCTGGAGGAATTGCTGATGGGAAAGGATTATTAGCGATGCTTTCATTAGGTGCGTCTGGTGTTCAAATGGGAACTCGCTTTATTGTTACACAAGAGTCGTTAGCACATGAAAACTATAAAGAAGGAATTGTGAATGCAGACGATACTAGCACGGTAATAGTAGGTAGGACGGTTGGCCGTGTACGCCGTTTATTAAATACTAGTTATGCTCAAACACTTCTTGAAATGGAGAAGAAGGGAATTACTTTAGAGCAGTTTAATGAGCATACAGATGAAGTGCGTCATCTAACAGGTGCAATTGAAGGGAAAACCGATCAAGGTCATCTAAATAGTGGTCAGGTTGCTGGTTTAATTAACGATATTCCAACTGTAACGGAACTTCTTGAAGGTATGGTTAATGAGGCAATAGAAATGAGCGGAAAAGCATCATATCAGTTACAAAGAAAGATAGATTATTAG
- a CDS encoding enoyl-CoA hydratase-related protein — MSNYEFIKTWTEDAVGVLQLNRPKVLNALNRPMVDEIVAALEQFDQEEQVRIIIVTGNDRAFAAGADIDEMAEDTPISLEKLDQFAVWDRIALIKKPIIGAVNGYAFGGGFELALNCDILFAAESAQFGFPEVNIGVMPGAGGTQRLTKIMGKAKALEWLWLGAPMPAKEAYDYGVVNRLVGKEVLFEETMKFAKRLSNQAPLSLRLIKEAVNKAVDSPLVDGLQLERKNFYLLFGSQDQKEGMKAFIEKRKPNFTGE; from the coding sequence ATGAGTAATTATGAGTTTATCAAAACCTGGACGGAAGATGCGGTTGGTGTTCTTCAACTCAACCGCCCTAAGGTTTTAAATGCTTTAAACCGTCCGATGGTTGATGAGATCGTAGCAGCTCTTGAGCAGTTTGACCAGGAAGAACAAGTTCGTATTATCATCGTAACAGGTAATGATCGAGCATTTGCTGCTGGAGCTGATATTGATGAGATGGCAGAAGATACTCCAATTTCTCTTGAGAAGTTAGATCAGTTTGCTGTATGGGATCGTATCGCTCTTATTAAGAAACCAATTATTGGGGCAGTAAATGGCTATGCCTTTGGTGGTGGATTTGAACTAGCTTTGAATTGTGACATTTTGTTTGCTGCAGAATCAGCACAATTTGGCTTTCCAGAAGTAAACATTGGAGTTATGCCAGGTGCTGGCGGTACGCAAAGACTAACAAAGATAATGGGTAAGGCGAAAGCACTTGAATGGCTTTGGCTTGGTGCTCCTATGCCAGCAAAAGAAGCTTATGATTATGGAGTAGTTAATAGATTAGTAGGAAAAGAAGTCTTGTTTGAAGAAACAATGAAGTTTGCGAAACGTCTTTCTAATCAAGCTCCACTATCTTTAAGGCTAATTAAAGAAGCTGTTAATAAAGCTGTCGATTCTCCTTTAGTAGATGGTTTACAACTAGAGCGTAAAAATTTCTACTTACTTTTTGGTTCTCAGGATCAAAAAGAGGGGATGAAAGCGTTTATCGAAAAAAGAAAGCCGAACTTTACTGGGGAGTAA
- the paaI gene encoding hydroxyphenylacetyl-CoA thioesterase PaaI, with amino-acid sequence MKALEKFKEDTYAKLLGMSITKVSEGYAEVEMTLTDDMLNFHGSANGGAIFSLADAAFAYASNSHGQTAVGITMTTHFVSPAKSGDKLTAVASEDNKSSRLGLYRIEVKDEAGTLVSLSEGMVYRKNENFV; translated from the coding sequence ATGAAAGCACTTGAAAAGTTTAAAGAAGATACATATGCAAAATTATTAGGAATGTCAATTACAAAAGTTTCAGAGGGGTATGCTGAAGTGGAGATGACATTGACAGATGATATGTTAAATTTCCATGGGAGTGCAAATGGGGGAGCTATTTTTTCTTTAGCTGATGCTGCTTTTGCTTATGCGAGTAATTCACATGGACAAACAGCTGTTGGTATTACAATGACAACACACTTTGTTTCACCAGCAAAATCAGGAGACAAATTAACAGCAGTTGCTTCAGAAGATAATAAATCAAGCCGTCTAGGATTGTATCGTATTGAAGTGAAGGACGAAGCAGGTACATTAGTCTCACTATCCGAGGGGATGGTTTATCGCAAGAATGAGAATTTCGTATAA
- a CDS encoding EthD family reductase has protein sequence MLKLIALYKEPADKAAFDDHYFNVHAPLTAKIPGLRKMEVTKIVGSPMGKTDYYLQCEMYYDNMDAFKEAMKTDEAKASGKDVMSFAGDIVTLLIGEEINE, from the coding sequence ATGTTAAAACTAATTGCTTTATACAAAGAACCTGCAGATAAGGCTGCGTTCGATGATCATTACTTTAACGTTCATGCTCCACTTACAGCAAAAATTCCTGGTCTAAGAAAAATGGAAGTAACAAAAATCGTTGGTTCTCCAATGGGGAAAACAGATTACTACCTACAATGTGAAATGTACTACGATAACATGGACGCTTTTAAAGAAGCGATGAAAACAGACGAAGCAAAAGCATCTGGTAAAGATGTAATGAGCTTTGCTGGTGATATTGTTACATTACTAATTGGTGAGGAAATCAATGAGTAA
- a CDS encoding enoyl-CoA hydratase-related protein, whose product MYQTIKYEVKNLVGWITMDRPDKLNAFTEVMNKEMIKVLREAERDANVRCIVITGAGRAFCSGQDLVDVDESTDHAEFLRTRYNPLIEKIAGIEKPIIAAVNGVAAGAGMSLALACDFRIASEKASFIEAFIHIGLIPDSGSLYYLPRIVGHAKAVELAILGEKISADEALSLGLITKKVTVEEWDNEITKFAERLANMPTKAIGLIKRYLYESSTATLTEMLEKEAYGQRTAGLSKDHREGVQAFIEKRRPEFTGE is encoded by the coding sequence ATGTATCAGACAATAAAGTACGAGGTTAAGAATTTAGTAGGTTGGATTACAATGGATCGACCGGATAAGCTAAATGCTTTTACTGAAGTGATGAATAAAGAAATGATTAAAGTCCTTCGTGAAGCTGAAAGAGATGCGAATGTTCGATGTATTGTTATTACTGGGGCTGGACGTGCATTTTGTTCAGGACAAGACCTTGTTGATGTTGATGAAAGTACTGACCATGCTGAATTTTTGCGTACACGCTATAATCCATTAATCGAGAAGATTGCAGGGATTGAGAAGCCTATTATTGCTGCGGTAAATGGTGTAGCTGCAGGAGCAGGTATGAGCCTAGCCCTTGCGTGTGACTTCCGCATCGCGTCAGAAAAAGCTAGTTTTATAGAAGCATTCATTCATATTGGGTTAATTCCCGATTCTGGTAGCCTTTACTACTTACCGCGAATTGTTGGTCATGCCAAAGCAGTAGAATTAGCAATCCTTGGCGAAAAAATTTCTGCTGACGAAGCATTGTCTTTAGGTTTAATTACGAAAAAGGTCACTGTTGAAGAGTGGGATAACGAAATTACAAAGTTCGCGGAAAGACTTGCGAACATGCCTACAAAGGCAATTGGATTAATCAAAAGGTATCTATATGAAAGTTCAACTGCTACGTTGACAGAAATGCTAGAAAAAGAAGCCTATGGACAAAGAACAGCAGGATTATCTAAGGACCATCGTGAAGGAGTCCAAGCTTTTATTGAAAAAAGAAGACCAGAGTTTACTGGAGAGTAA
- a CDS encoding methyl-accepting chemotaxis protein: protein MYSRDTGEVIIDATVPIIMDKDGKQLNVRVGRISHRPSLAILVGSITVVPIAGALITGLVLQLNTAFLITMAILGVVLTSFLALVFYTNVRKALRKWYSITRTVCAGDLTVEVQNNSRNEFHQIGFEINKIILGVKNIIDELNRSVTSLNSVSKEQAKETQVLSGTFKDFSETMQVFSGGAEHQMSALQSADAMIQNMNNGLRNMKKEIQGSVHVSENAATIADEGQGAIQSLEKKMKVVEKVIEEASDKIMKVAEDTNVVMSKISSITEIAEQTNLLALNASIEASRAGDAGRGFAVVADEVRKLAESTNYFATEIVSTIENVRNEINESAEQVKENTILIHNGLDTIQLAGQSINHLKVTSQNTKESVTGNENFVNQLIQNGEQLGSSVSGVAKIAEVFTLKVEDTVNGVDKHVQGIESLANGAAELAEQATSLNRIVSRFKLTK, encoded by the coding sequence ATGTACTCTCGTGATACGGGCGAAGTTATTATTGATGCAACTGTTCCTATCATAATGGACAAGGACGGAAAACAACTTAATGTAAGGGTGGGAAGAATTAGCCATCGACCATCGTTAGCTATTTTGGTTGGCTCGATTACGGTAGTTCCTATCGCTGGGGCATTAATTACAGGGCTCGTACTCCAGCTTAATACTGCTTTTCTAATAACAATGGCTATTCTCGGTGTAGTGTTAACAAGTTTCCTTGCATTGGTTTTTTATACGAATGTACGAAAGGCACTACGCAAATGGTACTCCATTACAAGGACCGTTTGTGCTGGTGACTTAACAGTTGAAGTTCAAAACAACTCGAGAAATGAATTTCATCAAATAGGGTTTGAGATTAATAAGATTATATTAGGTGTGAAAAATATAATCGATGAATTAAATCGCTCGGTAACTTCTCTTAATAGTGTTAGTAAAGAGCAGGCAAAGGAAACTCAAGTACTCTCTGGTACATTCAAAGATTTCTCTGAAACAATGCAAGTTTTTAGTGGTGGAGCAGAGCATCAAATGTCAGCGCTTCAATCAGCTGATGCGATGATTCAAAATATGAATAATGGGTTACGTAATATGAAAAAAGAAATCCAAGGCTCTGTTCATGTATCTGAAAATGCAGCAACAATAGCAGACGAAGGACAAGGGGCCATTCAATCACTTGAAAAGAAAATGAAGGTTGTCGAAAAAGTAATTGAAGAAGCATCTGATAAGATAATGAAAGTTGCTGAGGATACGAATGTTGTTATGAGTAAGATTTCTTCTATTACTGAAATAGCTGAACAAACAAATTTACTTGCCTTAAATGCATCAATCGAGGCTAGTAGGGCAGGAGATGCCGGTCGAGGCTTTGCAGTTGTTGCTGACGAGGTTAGGAAGCTGGCGGAAAGTACAAATTATTTCGCAACTGAAATTGTTTCGACAATTGAGAATGTAAGAAATGAAATCAATGAATCAGCGGAGCAAGTAAAAGAGAATACCATTTTAATTCATAATGGTCTAGATACGATTCAGCTTGCAGGTCAATCAATTAACCATTTAAAGGTTACTTCACAAAATACAAAGGAATCTGTAACAGGAAATGAAAATTTTGTGAATCAGCTTATACAAAATGGTGAGCAATTAGGAAGTTCCGTAAGTGGTGTTGCTAAAATTGCGGAAGTATTTACTTTAAAAGTAGAAGATACGGTCAATGGTGTGGATAAGCATGTACAAGGAATTGAAAGCTTAGCAAATGGAGCGGCTGAACTAGCAGAACAGGCAACTTCTCTTAATCGAATTGTGAGTCGTTTTAAGCTAACAAAATGA
- a CDS encoding 3-hydroxyacyl-CoA dehydrogenase has protein sequence MVKRITVVGSGVMGRGIAYVSATGGYDVTLVDINEQAIKSAQVEIEKIFDKGVERNKLTEEQAAKGKANLSYRTDIGEAAKTADLVIEAVPEKKEIKQSVFETLDANASENCYFATNTSTMSPTEIGSYTKRPEKVIAMHFFNPVHKMPLVEIVRGLETSDETVAVVEEVSTNMGKETVVVNEFPGFVTSRISAMVGNEAFYMLQEGVGTPEEIDKAIKLGLNYPMGPFELGDLVGLDARLNNLKYLHATLGEKFRPCPLLEKYVKAGRLGRKSGRGVYDYTK, from the coding sequence GTGGTTAAACGTATTACGGTTGTAGGTTCTGGTGTTATGGGAAGAGGGATTGCATATGTTTCCGCTACTGGAGGCTATGATGTAACATTAGTTGATATTAATGAGCAAGCGATTAAAAGTGCACAAGTAGAAATCGAAAAGATTTTTGATAAAGGTGTAGAGCGTAATAAATTAACGGAAGAGCAAGCTGCAAAAGGAAAAGCGAACCTATCGTACAGGACAGATATCGGTGAAGCTGCGAAAACAGCTGATCTAGTAATTGAAGCTGTTCCAGAGAAAAAAGAAATCAAGCAAAGTGTATTTGAAACATTAGATGCTAATGCTTCTGAAAACTGCTATTTCGCTACAAACACTTCTACAATGAGTCCAACTGAAATTGGTTCATATACAAAGCGTCCTGAAAAAGTAATTGCGATGCATTTCTTTAACCCTGTTCATAAAATGCCTTTAGTTGAAATCGTAAGAGGATTAGAAACATCTGATGAAACAGTGGCAGTTGTTGAAGAAGTTTCAACAAATATGGGTAAAGAAACAGTTGTTGTTAATGAGTTCCCTGGTTTCGTTACTAGCCGTATTAGTGCAATGGTTGGTAATGAGGCATTCTATATGCTTCAAGAGGGTGTAGGTACTCCAGAAGAAATCGACAAAGCGATTAAGTTAGGACTAAACTACCCAATGGGTCCATTTGAATTAGGTGATTTAGTTGGTTTAGATGCTAGGTTAAATAACTTAAAATATTTACATGCGACACTTGGTGAAAAATTCAGACCTTGCCCACTTCTTGAAAAGTATGTTAAAGCAGGAAGATTAGGCCGTAAATCAGGTCGTGGCGTTTACGACTATACTAAATAA